A DNA window from Legionella sp. MW5194 contains the following coding sequences:
- the ybaL gene encoding YbaL family putative K(+) efflux transporter has product MHHSLPLITTVALGFALALIMGFIAVRFKIPALVGYLLAGVIIGPFTPGLFADVKIAQELAEIGIMLLMFGVGLHFSLDDLKRVRTIAIPGAVVQMIAATLLGGGLALFWGWDYGSALIFGLSLSVASTVVLLRALEERDALDTINGHIAVGWLLVEDLAMVIVLVLLPSLSHSLGDKVAADIQQQPLWIALSLTLLKVFSFIILMFVVGRRLLPKLLWHVARTGSRELFTLCVITAAVSIAYGAAQLFGVSFALGAFFAGMILRESSYSHRAAEESLPLRDAFAVLFFVSVGMLFNPMVLFEQPLQVLSVVTIIVVGKSIAAFILVLAFRYPLRSALIVSASLAQIGEFSFILAELGIRFGMLPEEGRHFILAGAIISIALNPLIFRLINPVHDWVKSHPTLLALFERGNDPLAELPQTTQEAYLAGQVVLVGYGRVGKRIANLLTEHSIPFVVVDENREIITHLRETGIAAVYGDASEPSVLIQGHIARASMLMIVVSDTVHVRKMIACARALNPDIEIVVRSHDEEEALLLQNDVLGKVFFAEGEIASSMGQYALNRYGKGPQQHT; this is encoded by the coding sequence ATGCACCATTCGCTTCCCTTGATTACTACCGTGGCTCTGGGGTTTGCCCTGGCACTCATCATGGGATTTATTGCGGTGCGTTTTAAAATCCCGGCGCTTGTGGGGTATTTGCTAGCCGGGGTCATCATCGGTCCGTTTACGCCCGGGTTGTTCGCGGATGTGAAAATTGCTCAGGAACTTGCTGAAATCGGCATCATGTTGCTGATGTTCGGTGTTGGCCTGCATTTTTCCCTGGACGATTTAAAACGGGTCCGCACCATTGCCATTCCCGGGGCGGTTGTGCAGATGATTGCGGCTACTCTGCTTGGCGGCGGGCTTGCCCTCTTTTGGGGCTGGGATTATGGCAGCGCCCTGATTTTTGGCCTATCCCTCTCGGTGGCGAGTACCGTGGTTTTACTGCGCGCCCTGGAAGAACGGGACGCTCTGGACACGATTAATGGTCACATTGCCGTCGGCTGGCTTTTGGTTGAAGATTTGGCCATGGTGATTGTGTTGGTGCTGTTGCCCTCCCTGTCTCACAGTTTGGGGGATAAGGTGGCAGCGGATATACAACAGCAGCCGTTATGGATTGCCCTGAGCTTGACACTGCTTAAAGTGTTCAGTTTTATTATCCTGATGTTTGTGGTAGGACGGCGGTTGTTGCCCAAACTGCTCTGGCATGTGGCTCGGACTGGCTCACGTGAACTGTTTACGTTATGCGTCATTACTGCAGCGGTAAGCATTGCCTATGGGGCGGCCCAGCTGTTTGGCGTCTCCTTTGCACTCGGCGCTTTTTTTGCAGGCATGATTCTCAGGGAGTCTTCCTACAGTCATCGGGCGGCCGAAGAATCACTGCCGTTACGCGATGCGTTTGCGGTGCTGTTTTTTGTGTCTGTGGGGATGCTGTTTAATCCAATGGTGTTATTTGAGCAGCCACTGCAGGTCTTGTCGGTGGTGACTATCATTGTGGTCGGTAAATCCATCGCTGCATTCATTTTGGTTCTTGCTTTTCGTTATCCCCTGCGGTCGGCTTTGATTGTTTCAGCGAGTCTTGCGCAAATTGGGGAGTTTTCTTTTATTCTGGCTGAGTTGGGAATACGGTTCGGCATGCTTCCGGAAGAAGGGCGGCATTTTATTCTCGCGGGCGCTATCATCTCAATTGCGCTGAACCCGTTGATTTTCAGGCTGATTAATCCCGTGCATGACTGGGTGAAATCGCATCCAACGCTTCTGGCGCTGTTTGAGCGGGGGAATGATCCCTTGGCAGAACTGCCGCAGACGACGCAGGAGGCGTATCTCGCCGGGCAAGTGGTGCTGGTCGGCTATGGGCGGGTTGGCAAACGAATTGCCAATTTGTTGACTGAACATAGCATTCCGTTTGTGGTCGTGGATGAAAACCGCGAGATCATCACTCACCTTCGCGAAACGGGTATCGCGGCGGTTTACGGTGATGCCTCGGAGCCCTCGGTGCTTATTCAGGGCCATATTGCCCGAGCCAGCATGTTGATGATTGTGGTGTCCGATACCGTGCATGTGAGAAAAATGATTGCCTGCGCGCGCGCACTCAATCCGGATATCGAAATTGTGGTTCGCAGCCATGATGAAGAGGAAGCCTTGCTGTTGCAGAATGACGTGCTCGGAAAGGTGTTTTTTGCCGAAGGCGAGATTGCCAGCAGCATGGGGCAGTATGCTTTAAATCGTTATGGAAAAGGACCGCAGCAGCATACTTGA